The Ktedonobacteraceae bacterium genome has a window encoding:
- a CDS encoding DinB family protein codes for MIAALSPEQLALSVGPQQRSIGELLEHMIGARFNWFHLWMGEGDPNLDWDDEENNGEPGVYKAASLVAMFEKSWRVISSALERWTSTDLEQLFFPPASHQTWLRNQGLEEEPAHTRQWIVWHVMEHEIYHGGELSLALGTYGLKSFYTW; via the coding sequence ATCATCGCAGCACTTTCACCTGAACAACTTGCCCTCTCTGTTGGACCACAGCAGCGCTCGATCGGCGAGCTTCTCGAGCATATGATCGGTGCGCGCTTCAACTGGTTCCACCTCTGGATGGGTGAAGGAGATCCCAATCTGGACTGGGACGATGAGGAGAACAATGGCGAGCCAGGCGTGTACAAGGCAGCTTCACTGGTCGCTATGTTTGAAAAGAGCTGGCGCGTGATCTCTTCCGCCCTGGAGCGCTGGACTTCCACTGACCTGGAGCAGCTTTTTTTCCCTCCGGCCTCTCATCAGACATGGCTACGGAATCAAGGGCTAGAAGAAGAGCCTGCGCATACCCGGCAGTGGATTGTCTGGCATGTCATGGAACATGAGATATACCACGGAGGCGAGCTTTCCCTCGCTCTCGGAACGTATGGCCTGAAAAGTTTCTATACCTGGTGA